The following proteins are encoded in a genomic region of Ignavibacteriota bacterium:
- a CDS encoding flavin reductase family protein — protein MRSFSPADHPVPLVHQLLLSGVAPRPIALVSSIDADGRHNLSPFSYYNAFGANPPVIVVSPAFRASNGVPKHTFLNIIETGEFTVNAVSFSMVEQISLASSDYERGIDEFDKAGFTKRDSSLVRPPGVAESPFIMECRLLQHVSTGGRPGAGNLLIAEVMMFHVKESAFENDAIHPRRLDLVARMGGNWYCRANGEALFELAKPRQNGIGMDQLPSHIRTSTVFTGNDLAKLAGISSLPDVASIRGEWQRDLLRLGAGSKEPDDLDTELRMLSPRAALLAVFRNIVNRTTRTDSICAQLQRISRAFLAEGDLDSAWACALMSDPAMIDSLKAT, from the coding sequence ATGCGCTCATTCTCACCGGCCGACCACCCTGTTCCTCTTGTCCACCAACTGTTGCTCAGTGGAGTGGCTCCGCGTCCCATCGCTCTCGTATCCAGTATTGATGCGGATGGCCGACACAACCTGTCACCATTCAGTTACTACAATGCATTCGGCGCGAATCCACCTGTTATCGTCGTGTCACCTGCGTTTCGGGCTTCGAATGGCGTACCGAAACACACCTTTCTTAATATTATCGAAACGGGTGAATTCACCGTCAATGCTGTAAGTTTTTCCATGGTGGAGCAGATCAGTCTCGCATCCTCGGACTATGAGCGCGGCATTGATGAATTCGATAAAGCGGGCTTCACTAAAAGAGATTCAAGTCTTGTCCGGCCTCCGGGAGTTGCCGAATCACCCTTTATCATGGAATGCCGCCTCCTTCAGCATGTCTCAACCGGCGGCAGACCCGGCGCAGGTAATCTCCTCATCGCGGAAGTGATGATGTTCCATGTCAAAGAATCCGCATTTGAGAACGATGCGATTCATCCCCGCCGATTGGATCTGGTGGCTCGGATGGGAGGGAACTGGTATTGCCGGGCAAATGGTGAAGCACTTTTTGAGTTGGCCAAACCGAGACAGAATGGTATCGGGATGGATCAACTCCCGTCCCACATTCGAACAAGCACGGTGTTTACCGGAAACGACCTCGCAAAACTCGCGGGGATATCATCGCTGCCGGATGTCGCCTCCATCCGCGGGGAATGGCAGCGCGATCTTCTTCGCCTTGGAGCGGGATCGAAAGAACCCGACGATCTCGACACCGAACTGCGCATGTTGTCCCCGCGCGCGGCCCTTCTCGCTGTTTTCCGGAACATTGTGAATAGAACAACACGAACAGATTCGATTTGTGCTCAACTGCAACGCATCTCGCGGGCATTTCTTGCAGAGGGCGATCTTGATAGCGCATGGGCCTGCGCTCTGATGTCCGATCCCGCTATGATCGACTCTCTGAAGGCAACGTGA
- a CDS encoding fumarylacetoacetate hydrolase family protein, giving the protein MKLVTYTTNQSHQRVGVLVDSWILDLQAGHTMQRYDMKEGDDLLPGEMIALLKGGEESLATARKVVEWFVEKGMPASFHHTQLAVPVADVTLCAPVPRPVSMRDGYAFRQHVEAARRNRGVPMIEEFDLFPIFYFTNHMAVTGPGPVHVQQLHCDKLDFELEAAIVIGREGRNISASHADEYIAGYTVMNDWSARTLQMEEMKLSLGPAKGKDFATSIGPWLVTRDELSHARIPGEQGERYDLVMTAHVNGTEVSRGNLKDMTWTFAQIIERASYGVTLYPGDVIGSGTVGTGCFLELNGSKVYDPAWWLKPGDNVTCAIDCLGALTNTLHLTT; this is encoded by the coding sequence ATGAAACTCGTTACGTATACGACCAACCAATCCCATCAAAGAGTCGGTGTGCTTGTGGATTCCTGGATTCTCGACCTCCAGGCAGGCCACACCATGCAGCGGTATGACATGAAGGAGGGAGACGACCTCCTGCCAGGAGAGATGATTGCTCTTTTGAAAGGCGGCGAAGAGTCCCTCGCTACCGCAAGGAAGGTTGTGGAATGGTTCGTTGAAAAGGGGATGCCTGCTTCTTTCCACCACACACAACTCGCCGTGCCCGTGGCTGATGTCACGTTGTGTGCTCCCGTCCCCAGGCCAGTCTCCATGCGTGATGGATACGCTTTTCGTCAGCACGTGGAAGCTGCACGCCGGAATCGGGGCGTGCCAATGATCGAAGAGTTTGACCTGTTTCCGATTTTCTATTTTACCAATCACATGGCTGTGACCGGTCCGGGCCCGGTACACGTTCAACAGCTTCATTGCGACAAGCTGGATTTTGAACTGGAAGCTGCGATCGTTATTGGCAGAGAAGGAAGGAACATATCCGCATCTCATGCGGATGAGTACATTGCCGGGTATACCGTAATGAACGACTGGAGCGCCCGCACGCTTCAGATGGAAGAAATGAAATTGAGTCTCGGTCCAGCAAAGGGAAAAGACTTTGCCACATCAATAGGCCCCTGGCTTGTCACGCGTGATGAATTGTCTCATGCACGCATACCCGGCGAACAAGGGGAGCGTTACGATTTGGTAATGACGGCGCACGTAAACGGAACGGAAGTGAGCCGGGGCAACCTGAAGGATATGACATGGACTTTTGCACAAATAATCGAGAGAGCATCGTACGGTGTCACACTGTATCCCGGAGACGTTATCGGATCAGGAACTGTTGGAACTGGCTGTTTCCTCGAACTAAACGGTTCGAAAGTGTATGATCCCGCTTGGTGGTTGAAACCGGGTGACAACGTCACCTGCGCCATCGACTGTCTCGGCGCTCTTACAAACACACTGCATTTAACAACGTAA
- a CDS encoding homocysteine S-methyltransferase family protein produces the protein MISRFLEELRTRVLVFDGATGTNLQLQNLSAADFGGPDFEGCNEYLVKTKPEAVERVHRGFLDAGADIIETDTFGATSVVLAEYGLEGQAYELNFLAAQIARRLADEYSTNIKPRFVAGSVGPTTKLPSLGHIGYVEMRDSYAEQIRGQLDGGSDLLCIETCQDPLQTKSALSAARKVFDERGDRVPVIVSVTIESMGTMLMGTEISAALAIFEAYDIVDVFGMNCATGPKEMEENLRAICDVWEKSIFLMPNAGLPENIGGQTCYKLTPEEMERWMLQFVESYGVNIIGGCCGTTPEHIARLAAAAIHVRPASRAPRPIASVSSLYAPAPLRVDIPPVLIGERCNANGSKQFRELLLAEDYDGIVAMGKEQAREGAHVLDICAAYVGRDEVRDMVEIVRRFNTQIPLPLMIDSTEVPVIEAALQHCAGRAIVNSINLEDGEEKAAKVLRLCREYGAAVVALTIDEQGMAKTSDRKVEIATRLRTLAVETYGLRDEDLIFDTLTFTLGSGDEEFRTSAMETMDAIRRIKRLFPQCHQSLGVSNVSFGLTPRARHVLNSVFLHHAIEAGLDMAIVHASKIMPLYRIDERGREIARELIFDERRWDQHAS, from the coding sequence TTGATTTCACGATTTCTCGAGGAGCTCCGCACCCGTGTGCTAGTTTTCGATGGAGCGACCGGCACGAATTTGCAACTGCAGAATTTATCCGCGGCGGATTTTGGCGGGCCGGATTTTGAAGGATGCAACGAATACCTCGTAAAAACGAAGCCCGAGGCGGTCGAGCGTGTACATCGCGGCTTTCTCGATGCTGGTGCCGATATTATTGAAACGGACACCTTCGGTGCGACGAGTGTGGTTCTCGCAGAATATGGACTGGAGGGACAGGCCTACGAACTCAACTTTCTGGCCGCACAGATTGCGCGGCGTTTGGCAGACGAATATTCCACGAACATAAAACCTCGCTTTGTTGCCGGGTCGGTGGGCCCAACTACCAAACTGCCTTCTCTGGGGCATATCGGTTATGTGGAAATGCGCGACTCTTATGCGGAACAGATCCGCGGCCAGCTCGATGGTGGATCGGATCTGCTCTGCATCGAAACATGCCAGGACCCTCTTCAAACCAAGTCCGCACTTTCCGCTGCGAGAAAGGTGTTCGACGAGCGCGGTGATCGCGTCCCCGTCATAGTATCGGTGACAATTGAATCGATGGGGACCATGCTGATGGGTACAGAGATATCCGCAGCACTGGCGATTTTCGAGGCATACGACATCGTCGACGTATTCGGCATGAACTGCGCGACAGGGCCCAAGGAGATGGAGGAAAACCTGCGCGCCATTTGTGACGTTTGGGAAAAATCCATATTCCTCATGCCCAACGCGGGATTACCTGAAAACATTGGAGGGCAGACCTGCTACAAGCTGACGCCTGAGGAGATGGAGCGGTGGATGCTGCAATTCGTGGAGTCGTACGGTGTCAATATCATTGGCGGGTGCTGCGGTACCACCCCCGAGCACATCGCTCGGCTCGCCGCGGCGGCAATACATGTGCGTCCCGCTTCGCGCGCTCCTCGACCCATTGCGTCCGTTTCGTCCCTCTACGCGCCAGCCCCGCTTCGGGTGGATATCCCGCCCGTGCTTATTGGAGAGAGGTGCAACGCCAACGGATCGAAACAATTCCGGGAACTGCTGCTGGCAGAGGATTACGATGGCATCGTCGCGATGGGCAAGGAGCAAGCGCGCGAGGGTGCGCACGTCCTTGATATCTGCGCGGCATATGTCGGTCGCGACGAGGTGCGCGACATGGTGGAAATCGTGCGGAGATTTAATACACAAATACCCCTGCCCCTGATGATCGACAGCACGGAAGTGCCCGTGATCGAGGCCGCTCTGCAGCATTGCGCTGGCAGGGCCATCGTTAATTCGATCAACCTCGAGGACGGTGAGGAAAAGGCGGCGAAAGTTCTTCGTCTCTGCCGTGAATACGGTGCCGCTGTAGTCGCGCTCACAATCGACGAACAGGGTATGGCCAAAACCTCCGACCGCAAGGTGGAGATCGCCACACGATTGCGCACCCTCGCGGTCGAGACCTATGGGCTTCGTGATGAGGACTTGATATTCGATACTCTGACCTTCACACTCGGGAGTGGGGACGAGGAATTCCGTACTTCCGCAATGGAAACGATGGACGCCATTCGTCGGATCAAGAGACTTTTTCCACAATGTCATCAAAGTCTTGGTGTCTCGAACGTGTCCTTCGGATTGACACCGCGCGCACGCCATGTGCTCAATTCGGTGTTCCTCCATCATGCAATCGAGGCGGGACTCGATATGGCCATTGTCCACGCCAGCAAGATCATGCCGCTGTATCGTATTGACGAACGTGGCCGCGAGATCGCACGCGAACTCATCTTCGATGAAAGACGCTGGGATCAACACGCATCCTGA
- a CDS encoding SLBB domain-containing protein, translated as MLAVLLLPAPLLAQFGDRSAQTQGQGTKSPIQTGLQDAGSLKKDGMSAVPVAPMDGPIDPKTYVVGPNDIFTVGIWGALMLQLQLVVSPEGSLIIPSVGEVPVAGKPLTEVKNEVQRRVRSRYTMGEITVTLTAPRTFIVSLRGSVIAPGTYTATAVDRVERVFRLGALLTIPAATMSLPAQTLLDPQPGDEVKTPKLEQRLQVYDKASTRNILLLRRTRDTVRVDLAMYEATNDDSYNPPLRDGDVIFVPALDIERDYLSIQGAVNAPGKYEFSTGDKLSSLIRIARGVTPAASGYVSISRLADDGRVSSEGRYELAAVLNGGADDRVLERGDRVLVERRSDLRRDYSASIQGAVQFPGTYPISARNTTLSELLRSAGGLAPDALPQGAIVLRKVQRLGNGISPRYEVARSWRAAQFNMVDSAYYVQLLREGRVPVRADVAKIAAGEKTSDILLEDGDLISVPTDRRSVLVDGQVARPGYQPWVPGAKLEHYIEAAGGMTEMAEEGDTRVIKRGTLAWVESDETEIESGDQIWVPKNIPYDVSYYFGLVRDISTFLTAAATVGILVFQVTNN; from the coding sequence ATGCTAGCGGTGCTGCTCCTGCCTGCCCCGCTTCTTGCGCAATTCGGAGATCGAAGCGCACAGACGCAGGGTCAAGGCACCAAATCACCGATACAGACAGGCCTTCAGGATGCCGGCTCGTTAAAGAAGGACGGCATGTCTGCCGTACCTGTTGCTCCGATGGATGGCCCGATCGATCCGAAGACTTATGTCGTCGGCCCGAATGACATCTTCACAGTCGGCATCTGGGGCGCATTGATGCTCCAACTTCAGTTGGTTGTCAGTCCGGAGGGTTCGTTAATAATTCCGAGCGTCGGAGAAGTCCCGGTTGCGGGTAAACCTTTGACCGAGGTAAAAAACGAAGTCCAGCGCCGTGTCCGCTCCAGGTACACAATGGGCGAGATCACAGTAACACTTACGGCCCCTCGGACTTTCATTGTATCCTTGCGCGGAAGTGTCATCGCCCCCGGCACGTACACTGCGACTGCGGTGGACAGGGTTGAGCGTGTGTTCCGTCTGGGCGCACTCCTGACGATTCCAGCGGCAACAATGTCGCTGCCCGCCCAGACTCTTCTCGATCCACAACCTGGCGACGAAGTAAAAACCCCGAAGCTTGAGCAGCGCCTACAAGTATACGACAAGGCATCGACGCGGAATATTCTGCTTCTAAGAAGGACCCGCGATACAGTGCGAGTGGATTTGGCGATGTACGAAGCAACGAACGACGATTCGTATAATCCGCCGCTTCGAGATGGAGATGTGATTTTCGTTCCAGCGCTCGATATCGAACGCGACTATCTGTCGATTCAAGGTGCGGTAAACGCACCCGGCAAATATGAATTTTCCACGGGCGACAAACTGTCATCGCTGATTCGTATTGCTCGTGGTGTGACCCCCGCCGCGTCCGGGTATGTCAGCATATCACGGCTTGCTGACGATGGGCGTGTGTCGAGCGAGGGCAGATACGAGCTAGCCGCAGTTCTGAACGGCGGTGCCGACGATCGCGTACTCGAGCGAGGTGACCGCGTGCTTGTGGAACGCCGCTCGGATCTACGGCGCGACTACTCTGCATCCATTCAGGGAGCGGTGCAATTCCCCGGCACATACCCGATTTCCGCACGGAACACGACGCTCTCGGAACTGCTTCGCAGCGCGGGTGGCCTTGCACCAGACGCGCTGCCCCAGGGAGCCATCGTGCTCCGCAAAGTGCAGCGGCTCGGCAATGGAATTTCGCCCCGTTACGAGGTGGCGCGGTCGTGGCGTGCTGCTCAATTCAACATGGTGGATTCGGCATACTATGTTCAGCTTCTGCGGGAGGGCCGCGTGCCGGTGCGTGCCGACGTCGCCAAGATAGCAGCAGGAGAGAAAACAAGCGATATTCTACTCGAAGATGGCGATCTGATATCGGTCCCAACGGATAGACGTTCTGTGCTGGTCGATGGTCAGGTTGCCCGACCCGGTTATCAACCCTGGGTGCCCGGCGCGAAGCTGGAACACTATATCGAAGCAGCGGGCGGCATGACGGAGATGGCCGAGGAAGGCGACACACGCGTGATCAAGCGTGGTACGCTGGCGTGGGTCGAGTCTGATGAGACGGAGATTGAGTCCGGCGATCAGATCTGGGTGCCGAAGAATATTCCGTACGACGTGTCTTACTATTTCGGGCTCGTTCGCGACATCTCCACCTTTCTCACCGCCGCCGCGACGGTCGGTATTCTCGTTTTCCAAGTCACCAATAACTAA
- a CDS encoding oligosaccharide flippase family protein, whose amino-acid sequence MPSDTGIRSDPARMSRGILGNTVIVSGTRYVSLGFGMARNLFVAWMFGPEKFGYWVLFLLVLQYADQVHLGLRLAGDVEIPRLRGAGDIPGAESTARMLFAGIISLAAGAGIIAAVGSTLLYLRGGVVGEYDAGILALVLLVISATIIVDQVGRYHLMIFRTRKEFAVLGISESASDIARAFLVVGLGWMFGLAGAFVAHLCASIGMAFYLHIRVDAQRRMQWDRMRLRSLFVAGLPLFVSYTAYFLIISIDRVAGGIVLGSREFALYGFATTIMLLPVLTSHGLRDVLIPTFGERYGAGGAADVAPLFLRGSRAVAFMIPPITAFVLFGMEAVVGIGLPKYGEALGVMSLLTPGIAFMALASLPVIALMIMGRSWPLLFLEAVAIGTAAILYILLPISLSPMHRLAISTSVLYGVYGLSTFVLTLHSCSRAPRQIARDAVIVATPVAITIALVFVLGRVVQTESMSRYALLGIPIAKAVLFAGAYAGFLFITREMSEIGPTVRALLHRRTA is encoded by the coding sequence ATGCCATCCGATACGGGTATTCGGTCCGACCCCGCGCGGATGAGCAGGGGCATACTCGGCAATACTGTCATCGTTTCAGGCACACGTTACGTGAGCCTGGGATTCGGCATGGCGCGCAACCTTTTTGTTGCGTGGATGTTCGGTCCGGAAAAATTCGGGTATTGGGTTCTTTTTTTGCTTGTATTGCAGTACGCGGATCAGGTGCACTTGGGTTTGCGACTTGCTGGCGACGTAGAGATCCCCCGTCTGCGTGGCGCGGGAGACATACCGGGCGCGGAATCAACCGCGCGCATGCTCTTCGCAGGCATTATCTCACTCGCGGCGGGAGCGGGTATCATCGCGGCGGTTGGGAGCACATTACTCTACCTACGGGGTGGTGTTGTCGGCGAGTACGACGCCGGAATTCTGGCACTGGTTCTTCTCGTCATCAGCGCAACGATCATTGTGGATCAAGTCGGTCGCTATCACCTCATGATTTTTCGAACGCGGAAGGAATTTGCAGTCCTGGGGATCTCCGAATCCGCGAGCGACATTGCGCGCGCATTCTTGGTTGTGGGCCTCGGCTGGATGTTTGGGCTCGCAGGGGCATTTGTCGCGCACCTTTGCGCGTCCATTGGAATGGCGTTCTACCTTCACATCCGTGTGGATGCGCAGCGGCGCATGCAGTGGGACCGGATGCGTCTCCGCTCATTATTTGTCGCGGGATTGCCGTTGTTCGTTTCGTACACCGCATACTTCCTGATCATCAGCATCGACCGGGTCGCGGGTGGAATCGTCCTCGGCAGCCGTGAATTCGCGTTGTATGGTTTCGCCACGACTATCATGCTGCTTCCAGTGCTGACATCACACGGATTGCGAGACGTCCTGATTCCGACATTTGGCGAACGATATGGCGCGGGTGGCGCCGCGGATGTCGCCCCACTCTTCCTTCGCGGATCACGCGCAGTGGCATTTATGATTCCACCCATCACCGCCTTCGTCCTTTTCGGTATGGAAGCAGTTGTCGGCATCGGACTGCCAAAGTATGGCGAAGCTCTCGGGGTTATGAGTCTTCTCACGCCCGGTATTGCGTTCATGGCGCTGGCATCACTACCTGTGATTGCTCTGATGATCATGGGCCGGTCGTGGCCCCTGTTGTTCCTCGAAGCTGTCGCGATTGGCACTGCGGCTATACTCTACATCCTGCTCCCGATCTCTTTGTCGCCCATGCACCGGCTTGCCATAAGCACCTCTGTGCTCTATGGAGTATACGGCCTCTCGACTTTCGTCCTGACGCTGCATTCATGTTCCCGTGCACCACGTCAGATCGCTCGCGATGCAGTGATTGTGGCAACACCCGTCGCAATCACCATCGCCCTCGTATTTGTGCTCGGCCGCGTCGTGCAGACGGAGAGTATGAGCAGGTATGCGCTTCTTGGCATCCCTATTGCAAAGGCCGTTCTCTTCGCCGGGGCCTACGCCGGATTCCTCTTTATCACCCGAGAAATGTCGGAGATCGGGCCGACGGTGCGAGCGCTTTTACATCGTCGCACGGCATGA
- a CDS encoding O-antigen ligase family protein: MNSSAPTYDLTQLVRWLPIAIAATLLGLLFWADPLVLLIGVAALLLAGSTVSERNSLAVLILMLPFHRAGLGLDIGSGFGVFDFYAIWFLLLYFWRGLIVGAFRIERHPVILLGFVMLISFVPSMINATEMKWVWRGLAQILLGVLVMGAVYDVLARRNSEKFIIGLLRGLIAVSALFTVQGIVLSLQYQTMMGMAGGRTYNILFGDPNYYACYLLVVMSFSLAFATVERNRRWKRVMAFFSLLFFSGIILTVSRAGYLALMIIGAGFVLYVWKYTGIKRLLLSVLLISVGSVVIVLFATNLGQNLMTLVSVSDRVSGAVGGKDPSVNQRTDIQKVGWRMAQHTPLFGIGFGNFEIVFGRFRENTLHTHPSEACHNTYLKLLAETGIVGFLCAMLFYGALMRTLWTSFRRSRDDARRMLLFGCMMALMSYFLMSATLDQVYEMHFWSLAGLTLAYAAIAREQESANSSRESSHSSEVR; encoded by the coding sequence ATGAACAGTTCAGCTCCCACATACGACCTGACCCAACTGGTGCGATGGCTTCCAATTGCCATCGCGGCAACACTGCTCGGACTGTTATTCTGGGCGGATCCTCTCGTTCTGTTGATCGGTGTCGCAGCGTTGCTCCTTGCGGGAAGCACTGTATCTGAACGAAACAGTCTCGCCGTCCTAATCTTGATGCTTCCGTTTCACCGCGCTGGACTCGGGCTCGATATCGGCTCCGGCTTCGGTGTTTTTGATTTCTATGCGATCTGGTTCCTTCTGCTGTATTTCTGGCGCGGTCTTATTGTCGGCGCGTTTCGTATCGAACGTCATCCTGTCATCCTGCTCGGTTTTGTGATGTTGATTTCGTTCGTGCCCTCGATGATCAATGCCACCGAAATGAAGTGGGTGTGGCGTGGACTTGCACAGATTTTGCTCGGTGTTCTCGTCATGGGCGCTGTGTACGACGTGCTTGCTCGTCGCAACAGCGAAAAGTTCATCATTGGGCTTCTTCGAGGTTTGATCGCCGTATCCGCACTCTTCACGGTACAGGGCATCGTGTTGTCGCTTCAGTACCAGACGATGATGGGCATGGCGGGCGGTCGCACCTATAACATACTCTTTGGTGATCCGAATTATTACGCATGTTATTTGCTCGTCGTCATGAGCTTCTCACTCGCGTTTGCAACGGTCGAACGCAACCGGCGTTGGAAGAGAGTGATGGCCTTTTTCTCGCTCCTCTTTTTTTCAGGGATCATTCTAACGGTCTCGCGAGCGGGCTACCTCGCGCTCATGATTATCGGCGCGGGTTTCGTTCTGTACGTTTGGAAATACACAGGCATCAAGCGGTTGCTTCTCTCTGTGCTGCTTATCAGCGTCGGTTCCGTCGTCATCGTTCTCTTCGCCACGAACCTCGGTCAGAATCTGATGACGCTCGTCTCCGTTTCCGATCGTGTCTCCGGTGCTGTCGGCGGCAAGGATCCGTCCGTTAATCAACGGACGGACATTCAGAAGGTTGGATGGCGCATGGCGCAGCACACACCGCTCTTTGGCATCGGTTTCGGAAATTTCGAAATCGTCTTCGGGCGCTTCCGTGAAAACACCCTCCACACACACCCAAGCGAGGCGTGCCACAACACCTACTTGAAATTACTCGCCGAAACAGGAATCGTCGGCTTCCTGTGTGCGATGCTTTTTTACGGTGCCCTGATGCGGACATTGTGGACGAGTTTCCGCAGGTCCCGCGATGATGCACGCAGGATGCTATTATTCGGATGTATGATGGCACTGATGTCGTATTTCCTCATGAGCGCCACGCTCGATCAGGTTTACGAGATGCACTTCTGGTCTCTGGCCGGACTCACGCTTGCCTATGCAGCCATAGCGCGTGAACAGGAGTCAGCGAATTCCTCGCGCGAATCGAGCCATTCCTCGGAAGTGAGATGA
- a CDS encoding glycosyltransferase family 39 protein has product MTLAVKFLGCIGRTIEGMPGKRYLLLVLLLVFSSRITAVLVIGELDKPLLYESGMIARNFLAGHGYSVNYRYPMPESRIDPREYKNGSPMPTAFTLPGYVAVVAATLALLGDSQRAYLTLYGLNIAASIATVLLLYSTALNLLGKRRARFGTLLFALHPPAIAYVATFGGGPWYHLILMTALYFLVRAARSKSMGSVLLAGTVAGVWVLFRSEALVLGWIGTLWLGKRVGARKALMYAVTAVVVVFPWSIRNSVVFDSFVPLTTNAWLNIWRGCNAEASGGSFDSRGEANWFDSAGEIPKAISSLPVTPRYELDVMEIYRRHTVAFVSSNPGSAVVLYGKKLLLFLTMDISDPRIRNIAFALPHVALSAAAFFGIVLASRRRRASLLIVVPIVFYVFLIPVFHVETRYQVMVSILYCLAAVLPMHERQPGSVRAL; this is encoded by the coding sequence ATGACGCTCGCCGTGAAGTTCCTCGGTTGTATCGGACGCACAATCGAGGGTATGCCGGGGAAGCGGTACCTTCTTCTTGTCCTTCTCCTGGTATTCTCGTCACGAATCACCGCTGTGCTTGTTATTGGAGAATTGGACAAACCGCTCCTGTATGAATCGGGTATGATTGCCCGGAATTTTTTGGCGGGTCATGGGTATTCGGTGAACTATCGATACCCTATGCCGGAGTCGCGCATCGATCCGCGCGAGTATAAAAACGGGAGCCCCATGCCGACGGCGTTTACCTTGCCCGGATATGTGGCTGTCGTTGCCGCGACACTGGCACTGTTGGGCGATTCGCAGAGGGCATATCTGACGCTCTACGGTCTGAATATCGCCGCGTCAATCGCAACGGTGCTGCTGCTGTATTCGACTGCGCTGAACCTCCTTGGCAAGCGCCGTGCACGATTCGGTACCTTGCTCTTCGCACTGCATCCACCCGCCATCGCCTATGTGGCGACGTTCGGTGGCGGGCCGTGGTATCATCTGATCCTGATGACTGCCTTGTATTTTCTGGTGCGCGCCGCGCGTAGCAAGAGTATGGGCTCTGTGCTCCTGGCGGGCACCGTCGCGGGGGTTTGGGTGTTATTTCGCTCGGAAGCGCTTGTGCTCGGCTGGATTGGCACCCTGTGGCTGGGCAAGCGTGTGGGTGCGCGCAAGGCCCTGATGTATGCGGTGACCGCCGTTGTGGTCGTGTTCCCGTGGAGCATCCGCAACTCCGTTGTGTTCGATTCATTTGTCCCTCTCACGACAAATGCATGGCTGAATATTTGGCGCGGGTGTAATGCCGAAGCGAGTGGAGGCAGTTTCGACTCGCGGGGTGAAGCGAATTGGTTCGATTCTGCAGGCGAGATACCAAAAGCGATTAGTTCGCTGCCGGTGACACCGCGCTACGAACTCGATGTGATGGAGATATATCGTCGGCACACTGTTGCATTCGTGAGCTCGAATCCTGGAAGCGCAGTGGTGCTGTATGGGAAGAAATTGCTCCTGTTTCTCACCATGGATATTTCAGATCCACGTATCCGAAATATTGCTTTCGCTCTTCCACACGTCGCGCTTTCGGCGGCAGCGTTTTTCGGCATCGTATTGGCGTCGCGAAGACGACGCGCCTCGCTGCTGATTGTCGTCCCGATAGTGTTCTACGTTTTCCTGATACCGGTCTTTCATGTGGAGACACGGTATCAGGTCATGGTCTCGATCCTGTACTGTCTCGCGGCGGTTTTACCCATGCACGAACGTCAGCCGGGATCAGTTCGCGCCTTATAG
- a CDS encoding polyprenol monophosphomannose synthase — protein MKRALVIIPTYNELENVQGIVPDVLRQDARIEVLVVDDNSPDGTADAVKKMMELEPRIHLLERERKMGLGTAYVAGFKYAIANNFDYVFEMDADFSHDPNLLPEFLQAIEEYDLVLGSRYIRGVNVINWPMKRLLLSYYANVYTRLVTGLPVRDATGGFKCFRTEVLKAINLDAVRSNGYAFQIEMSFKAYRKGFRVHEIPIIFMDRRVGVSKMSKKIVREAVTMVWRLRAQAILGILK, from the coding sequence GTGAAACGCGCACTGGTCATCATCCCCACATACAACGAACTGGAGAATGTCCAGGGGATAGTACCCGACGTTCTCCGGCAGGATGCGCGCATTGAGGTTCTTGTCGTCGACGACAATTCGCCGGATGGAACCGCCGATGCCGTAAAAAAAATGATGGAGTTGGAACCACGCATTCATCTGCTCGAGCGCGAGCGGAAAATGGGACTTGGAACCGCCTATGTGGCGGGTTTCAAATATGCGATAGCGAACAACTTCGACTATGTGTTCGAAATGGACGCTGATTTCTCTCATGATCCGAATCTGCTTCCAGAATTTTTACAGGCAATCGAAGAATACGACCTCGTGCTCGGATCGCGCTACATCCGCGGAGTAAACGTGATCAACTGGCCGATGAAGCGGTTGTTACTGAGTTACTATGCAAATGTGTACACACGGCTCGTTACCGGTCTCCCCGTACGTGACGCCACCGGTGGTTTCAAGTGTTTTCGTACCGAGGTCCTCAAAGCGATCAACCTTGATGCAGTCCGGTCAAATGGGTACGCTTTTCAAATCGAGATGAGTTTCAAGGCGTACCGGAAGGGATTCCGGGTTCACGAAATCCCGATCATCTTTATGGATCGCCGCGTCGGAGTATCGAAGATGTCGAAAAAGATCGTCCGCGAAGCGGTGACCATGGTGTGGCGGCTTCGGGCGCAGGCGATTCTCGGTATATTGAAATAG